The Desulfocurvibacter africanus subsp. africanus DSM 2603 genome contains the following window.
GCCAATTTGTAGGGTAACTCGTTGCAAGCCTCGGGCTTGCGAAGTTCCTCTATCGGTTCTGAAGAGTCGGGCATGAAAAGACCCCCACCAGATGTAGTCTGGTGGGGGTCTCGTTTATCTCAAGGCAAGCTGGCGGGAGAATGAAAAGGCATAATGGCATGTAGACTAGAGCAGATTGCTTTTAAGACGCCCGCTCCGGCGTTGACGGCGCAAGTGAATTGCGCCTACGCCTGCGCGGCGGCAAGCCATGCCGACGCATGGCTTGCAGAGCATTTTCAAAAGCAAAATGCTCTATTGGAAGCCCCTCTTCACTCGCAAAAAGGCGTCAGACAAGACTCTCAGTATCTTCAGCGCAGTCTTACAGGCGACTGTTCATGTACTTGAGGATGCCCACGTTCTCCCCGCGTTCAAAGTGCTCAAGCAAGACGAAGTCCGCAAGCAGTTCGTGCATTTCCTTTTTGTCCGCCTGGCTGTGATATTCGAGATACACATGCTTGATGCGCTCCAGACGGGACCCAAGGCTCTTCAGTATTTCGATTTCCGAGCCTTCGGTGTCAACCTTGAGGATGTCCACGCAGTCCAGTTGCAGGTCGTCAAAAGCCTTGCCCGCATCGCACACCTGAACTGTTTCCTCGACCAGAGTCGGGCCGAAAGGCTCTCGGGTGGGTTCCTGGTTCGGCTTGAGGGAGCTTTGCCCCGTCTTCACCGGGTTGAGGAAAAGAGTCTGCTCCCCATCATGATCGGACAGGGCGACCGGATGCAGGTGGATATTCGCAAAGGGTGCCGTATTGATCTCCAGGGCTTTGCGCATCAGTCCTGAAGGCTCGAAACAGTGGATCGTGGCGTTGGGGATATTCAGTTTTGCGTAGATGGAGAAAAGCCCCACGTTGGCCCCGATGTCGAGAACAACGACCCGGCCGAAAACCCCTTTGAGTTTGGTCAGCGGGTATTCCTCGCGAAGGAAGATGTCCCCCACCAGAAAGGCCTCGCCTTGGGGCACAGTGAGCCTAAGGACGTGGCTTTTGTAGCGGTAGGTGACCTGGATGAAAGGGGCGGCGGAATGCGTCTGGTCGTGCATGTGGTTCCTGGGAGGACCTCTTGTGGTCTACAATGGAAGAAAGGTCGGCATTTTGTCTTATCGGAAGAAAAGGGCGGACCTGAAGAGGTTGCTTTCAGGCTGAAAATACAATTGAAAAACTTAAGAGTTTTGAAGGATTGTAACACCAGAAGTTGAGGAAGGGCCTTAACATCCCGCTATAACTAACGTATCAATCTGGTGGGAAGATAGCAAAAGAGAGGTTCCTCTACATTCAATCCTACTACAGCAAGGTTAGCATTAAGTATTATGTCGATGGAGCTTCCGTGTTGTCTATCTTGGAAGCATTGCATTTTGGTCATAGCTAAATAAGTGTTTGAATATGGCTATGCTTCCATCTGGTAGCCAGACGTTCATTGGATGTCCTACGCCATGTTCACGCGCGCTAGCCAAGGAGCTCAATTCACGAATGTGTGCTTCACGCGTTTCGAGCAAAGAAGATATATAGACCATAAGCCGACCCAAAATAATCTTCCGACCAATGATTCGATTTGCTCTTGAAACAA
Protein-coding sequences here:
- a CDS encoding FkbM family methyltransferase, coding for MHDQTHSAAPFIQVTYRYKSHVLRLTVPQGEAFLVGDIFLREEYPLTKLKGVFGRVVVLDIGANVGLFSIYAKLNIPNATIHCFEPSGLMRKALEINTAPFANIHLHPVALSDHDGEQTLFLNPVKTGQSSLKPNQEPTREPFGPTLVEETVQVCDAGKAFDDLQLDCVDILKVDTEGSEIEILKSLGSRLERIKHVYLEYHSQADKKEMHELLADFVLLEHFERGENVGILKYMNSRL